One window from the genome of Lentibacillus daqui encodes:
- a CDS encoding ABC-F family ATP-binding cassette domain-containing protein, translating into MLTIENLYKSFGEKILFNHVSCSIADQDRIGLIGVNGTGKSSFLKVIAGIESAEEGTIHHGKDYQIEYLAQEPELDPNLTVLEQIYFGDSQVMQVMRGYERALQQLEKDPENVKAQENLLTMQQQMDQFDAWEANTLAETVLTKLGITAFDQYIGELSGGQKKRVAIAKALIQPADLLILDEPTNHLDNETVEWLEKFLASYQGALLLVTHDRYFLNRVTNRIFELNKGNLYTYAGNYELFLEKKAEREALEHSLEQKHQNTLRREIAWLKRGAKARSTKQKARIDRVEEMKEKTFDTTKQDVSFQAGSTRLGKKVMELEHIGKSYDGKTVLSDFNYLVVPGERLGIIGPNGSGKSTLLNIMAERIAPDEGIIEIGETVNLGYYTQGDEELDDGMRMIDYIKEVAEVVHTKDGDVITAEQMLERFLFSRSEQWTYIGRLSGGEKRRLYLLKVLMTEPNVLLLDEPTNDLDTQTLSVLEDYLEQFPGVVITVSHDRYFLDRVVDHLLVFSSNGVVARYNGNYTEYLEQAAEQANQGNSKESVTEKKEKKPATKKKKLSYMEKREWEGIEDEIAALEARLADLEKQIAVAGSDLEQVQELYEEQQQTEEQLAAKMDRWAELSELVE; encoded by the coding sequence ATGCTTACAATTGAAAATTTATATAAATCATTTGGTGAGAAAATATTATTTAATCATGTGTCCTGCTCGATAGCGGATCAGGATCGCATCGGTTTAATTGGTGTCAATGGTACAGGCAAATCCAGTTTTCTAAAAGTCATTGCCGGAATTGAATCAGCTGAAGAAGGAACCATTCATCATGGGAAAGACTATCAAATTGAATATTTGGCCCAAGAACCGGAATTGGATCCAAATTTAACGGTGCTGGAACAAATTTATTTCGGCGACTCCCAAGTGATGCAGGTGATGCGCGGATATGAGCGAGCATTACAGCAGTTGGAAAAAGATCCGGAAAATGTGAAGGCACAGGAAAATCTATTAACCATGCAACAGCAAATGGATCAGTTCGACGCTTGGGAGGCCAATACCCTGGCGGAAACGGTGTTAACCAAATTGGGGATTACGGCATTTGATCAATATATCGGTGAACTTTCCGGTGGACAAAAAAAGCGGGTCGCAATTGCCAAGGCGCTGATTCAGCCGGCAGATCTATTAATTCTGGATGAGCCGACCAACCATTTGGACAATGAAACGGTTGAATGGCTGGAGAAGTTTTTAGCGAGTTATCAAGGTGCATTATTGCTTGTTACGCACGACCGTTATTTTCTGAACCGGGTAACGAATCGTATTTTTGAATTGAATAAAGGTAATTTGTACACGTATGCCGGTAACTATGAATTATTTTTGGAAAAGAAAGCAGAACGGGAAGCATTGGAACACAGTCTGGAACAAAAACATCAGAATACACTCCGAAGAGAAATTGCCTGGCTAAAACGCGGAGCCAAAGCTCGTTCGACCAAGCAAAAAGCCCGGATTGATCGTGTCGAGGAAATGAAGGAAAAGACCTTTGATACGACTAAACAAGATGTCTCTTTCCAAGCGGGTTCAACCAGGTTGGGCAAAAAAGTCATGGAACTCGAGCATATCGGCAAGTCTTATGATGGTAAAACAGTGTTATCTGATTTTAATTACCTTGTTGTGCCTGGAGAGCGGCTGGGGATTATTGGCCCTAATGGCTCTGGAAAATCAACACTGCTGAATATCATGGCCGAACGGATTGCTCCTGATGAAGGAATCATCGAAATTGGTGAAACGGTCAATCTGGGCTATTATACACAGGGCGACGAAGAGCTTGATGATGGGATGCGGATGATTGACTACATCAAAGAAGTTGCAGAAGTAGTTCATACCAAAGATGGAGATGTCATTACCGCCGAGCAAATGCTGGAACGATTTTTGTTTTCCCGAAGTGAGCAATGGACCTATATTGGCAGACTGTCAGGCGGGGAAAAACGGCGGCTGTATTTATTAAAAGTATTAATGACCGAACCAAACGTATTATTGTTGGATGAACCGACGAACGATTTGGATACCCAAACATTAAGTGTACTGGAAGACTATTTGGAACAATTTCCTGGCGTTGTTATTACTGTTTCTCACGATCGCTACTTCCTGGATCGGGTGGTCGATCATTTATTGGTATTCAGCAGTAATGGAGTGGTTGCCCGCTACAATGGTAACTATACCGAATACTTGGAGCAAGCGGCTGAACAGGCAAATCAGGGGAATTCCAAGGAGTCAGTTACAGAGAAAAAAGAGAAAAAACCAGCGACCAAGAAGAAAAAATTGTCCTATATGGAAAAGCGCGAATGGGAAGGAATCGAGGATGAAATTGCTGCATTGGAAGCAAGACTGGCGGATTTAGAAAAACAAATTGCTGTGGCTGGAAGCGACCTCGAGCAGGTGCAAGAATTATATGAGGAGCAACAGCAGACTGAAGAACAACTAGCAGCAAAAATGGACCGCTGGGCGGAATTGTCTGAGTTGGTGGAGTAG